From the genome of Amylibacter sp. IMCC11727:
GTATCCAAATCGCAAAAACTGGTAACGCAGCCCAAACTGCGGTCATCAAGGCAACTCCCACAATAAAAAGGACCTCGAACATTTTTCCATCATCGTAGCCCGATCCATTTGCTTGGGACCAGAAATTCACTCCACTAAGAACGAATAGTGTCATGCAATAGGTGAAAAAAGGTCTCAATAAAGCTGTCCTCTTTTGATGGTTAGATCCAACATCTTCACATCAAATCCCCGCTGGAATATTCATCGGATCGCGCTTGATCATGCGCGGCGAGTTCAGCGCCTTCCACTTGCTCAGCGCCGTATGCGCCGATGGAAACGCAGGACGCGGCACAAACCGTCCACGCCCAGGTTGCGGCTGCGAGTTCTTGCCCCAAGCCCAAATCACATCCCCACGGCTCAGCGTATACCGCGCGTTTGCCGTCACCTCGAACCCTTCGAACACGTTGTAATCCAGCACCGAATGATGATTGCTCGGGCTAATCGTCTTGGAAATCTTCGGATCCCACACCACGATATCCGCGTCCGCCCCTTCAACAATCGCGCCCTTCTTGGGATAGATGTTCAGGATCTTTGCCACATTCGTGGACGTCACCGCCACAAACTCTTCTGGCGTCAGGCGGCCCTTTTCAACCCCTTCAGTCCACAACACCGGCATCCGTTCTTCGAGCCCGTTTGACCCGTTCGGAATAATCCGAAAATCATCACGCCCCGCGCGTTTCTGCTCCGTGCTAAACGCCGCGTGATCGGTCGCCACCACCTGCAAAGACCCCGCCTGCAAACCAGCCCACAGGCTGTCCTGATGCTTTTTGTTGCGGAATGGCGGCGACATAACACGCCGCGCCGCGTGGTCCCAATCGGTGTTGAAATACTCGCTCTCATCCAGCGTCAGGAATTGCGCCAATGGCTCGCCATACACCCGCATCCCTTTTTGCCGCGCACGGCGGATCGCTTCATGGGCCTGCTCACACGACACATGCACGATGTAGAGCGGAACGCCCGCCGCATCCGCAATGGTGATCGCGCGGTTCGCTGCTTCGCCTTCTAACTCTGGCGGGCGGGAATAGGCGTGGCCCTCTGGCCCCGTGATCCCCTCGTTCATGTATTTCTCTTGCAGGATCGCAACCAAATCGCCGTTTTCCGCATGCACCATCGGCAGTGCGCCCAACTCTTTACACCGTTGAAAAGACGCGAACATTTCGTCGTCTTCGATCATCAATGCGCCCTTATAGGCCATGAAGTGTTTGAACGAATTTACACCCATGTCCACAGCTGTTTTCATCTCTTCAAAGATGGTTTCATTCCAGCCCGTCACCGCCATATGATAGCCGATATCGCTGCAAATCTGCGGCGTGGACTTGCGGTGCCATTCCTTAATGCCATTCACGATTGAGCCGTCTTCGCCCGGCAGACAGAAATCCACCAGCATCGTCGTGCCCCCGCAAGCCGCCGCCCAAGTGCCACTTTCAAACGTCTCCGCCGCCGTGGTCCCCATGAACGGCATCTCAAGATGCGTGTGCGGATCAATCCCACCGGGGATCACATAGGCCCCTTCGGCATCAATATACTCATCGCCCTTTAGGTCGACGCCAATCTCCTTGATGATCTCCCCATCAATCAAAACATCCGCCTTCCAAGCGCGATCTGCGGTACAAACCGTCCCGCCTTTGATGACTTTGGTCATTGTGTTTTCTCCTTGTTAGTCGTCTTCTCGGACTCACAAACAGTAAGTGAGGTTGTATTTTGAAACAGATTGAACAGCTTGAAGCGATTATTGAGCAGCTTCGAAGGGAAGCCCTGCAAGATGAAAAATACAGTTGCGTCGCAATAAGAGCGGATACCGTTAACCGCATTTTTCGCGAACAAACTGGGCACGAACCTACAATTACTAAAAATTGTTGCCGTGCTTTGCGTGCTCAATTTCGCGAAGGGAAGGATTTTTTCAGGCGCGGCAAAGACCGCGATGAATGGCAAAAAGAAATCCCTGATGGACAAGAAACGACCACCTTCGAAGTTCTTTTCGAAATTAGGCGCTAAACTCACCCCACAACCTCCGCCGTTTCCAGCACCGCATGCATCAACACATCTGCCCCCGCAGCGGCCCATTCCTTAGAAATCTCCTCGGCCTCATTATGCGACAGCCCGTCCACGCACGGACACATCACCATCGCCGTCG
Proteins encoded in this window:
- the hydA gene encoding dihydropyrimidinase translates to MTKVIKGGTVCTADRAWKADVLIDGEIIKEIGVDLKGDEYIDAEGAYVIPGGIDPHTHLEMPFMGTTAAETFESGTWAAACGGTTMLVDFCLPGEDGSIVNGIKEWHRKSTPQICSDIGYHMAVTGWNETIFEEMKTAVDMGVNSFKHFMAYKGALMIEDDEMFASFQRCKELGALPMVHAENGDLVAILQEKYMNEGITGPEGHAYSRPPELEGEAANRAITIADAAGVPLYIVHVSCEQAHEAIRRARQKGMRVYGEPLAQFLTLDESEYFNTDWDHAARRVMSPPFRNKKHQDSLWAGLQAGSLQVVATDHAAFSTEQKRAGRDDFRIIPNGSNGLEERMPVLWTEGVEKGRLTPEEFVAVTSTNVAKILNIYPKKGAIVEGADADIVVWDPKISKTISPSNHHSVLDYNVFEGFEVTANARYTLSRGDVIWAWGKNSQPQPGRGRFVPRPAFPSAHTALSKWKALNSPRMIKRDPMNIPAGI